Proteins co-encoded in one Gouania willdenowi chromosome 1, fGouWil2.1, whole genome shotgun sequence genomic window:
- the LOC114468906 gene encoding uncharacterized protein LOC114468906 isoform X1, with the protein MVKGKAKSVGTNDNLPAAKSLRSRKRDGKESEATPLTVDIPPPVHQKDTEGSNTAIINALSQSAVSECPLETNQEEECSQPKQRDDTTNEKLTGMIHKDTEEPLGNVTTTIHEETTAHEHNSDPQLGVPQVHTSDVMEKQKEEEEALQKGRLLQIVLPVLVEGDGLCLTTEEKRLCVKVNSQSNLYDDKDSDQVKPHDNSVFDVKEPAKEAAVSLPAKKKRRMGMRGLTEKKRSQFVPVQKCENGQNQNICEMMEEKQSIDISAEPLPMETSVDSPSTHQTVPVDDNLKRGKELQPVNSQEKDSTTTEVHAPVKSSSETNTVCEKEGNQCEAEEQILTQHPESDPPAEEPEEKHSGNHKLQEPNRSETESREPECEIQAEKDGSSPAQCSLEDSVYTSHSEKIGKQEAIIAAVTGEEVSAPTADTQATEVNFVQTEVNEAAVMPSVSQREEKGKNEDKPAAGSSPGNAVHKQTKITTEPNGSVCSEYVSDSQLNTIDLIEDKELEKSQRSDASVHHEDSTNLICGLIKELSSLNRRVMATHRELENLRRSSKSSRSSRR; encoded by the exons ATGGTGAAGGGAAAGGCAAAGAGCGTTGGAACTAATg ATAATTTGCCAGCAGCGAAATCTCTTCGGTCCAGAAAGAGGGATGGTAAGGAAAGTGAAGCGACTCCTCTTACTGTTGATATTCCACCTCCTGTCCATCAAAAG GACACTGAAGGAAGCAACACTGCAATAATCAATGCTCTATCCCAGTCCGCTGTGAGTGAGTGCCCTCTGGAAACAAACCAAGAGGAGGAGTGTTCTCAACCTAAACAAAGAGATGACACAACCAATGAGAAACTCACAGGAATGATCCATAAAGATACAGAAGAACCTTTAGGAAATGTGACTACTACAATCCATGAAGAGACTACTGCCCACGAGCACAACAGTGATCCCCAGCTTGGAGTCCCTCAAGTTCATACTAGTGATGTAATGGAAaagcaaaaagaagaagaagaagctctaCAGAAAGGTCGTTTACTCCAGATTGTGCTGCCAGTCCTTGTTGAAGGAGATGGATTGTGTTTGACTACTGAGGAGAAGCGACTGTGTGTAAAGGTTAATTCTCAGAGTAATTTGTACGATGACAAGGATTCTGATCAAGTCAAACCACATGACAATTCAGTGTTTGACGTTAAAGAACCAGCAAAGGAAGCAGCTGTGAGTTTACCAGCCAAGAAGAAGAGAAGGATGGGAATGCGTGGTCTGACAGAGAAGAAGCGCAGCCAATTTGTTCCAgttcaaaaatgtgaaaatgggCAGAATCAGAACATTTGTGAGATGATGGAAGAAAAACAGAGTATTGATATCTCAGCTGAGCCACTTCCCATGGAAACCAGTGTGGATTCACCTTCCACACATCAAACCGTACCAGTAGACGACAACTTGAAGAGAGGAAAAGAGCTACAGCCTGTTAACAGCCAGGAGAAAGACAG CACAACGACTGAAGTCCACGCTCCTGTGAAATCATCAAGTGAAACAAACACTGTCTGTGAGAAAGAGGGGAACCAGTGTGAGGCTGAGGAACAAATCCTAACCCAACATCCAGAGTCAGATCCGCCTGCTGAGGAACCGGAGGAGAAACATTCAGGGAATCACAAGCTGCAAGAACCAAACAGGAGCGAAACGGAGAGTAGAGAACCTGAGTGTGAGATCCAAGCAGAGAAAGATGGTTCCTCACCAGCACAATGTTCCCTAGAGGACAGTGTTTACACAAGTCACAGTGAGAAGATTGGCAAACAAGAGGCCATCATTGCTGCGGTTACAGGAGAGGAAGTATCTGCACCTACTGCAGACACTCAGGCCACAGAGGTGAACTTTGTCCAAACGGAGGTGAACGAGGCCGCAGTGATGCCCAGCGTGTCCCAGAGAGAGGAGAAG GGTAAGAATGAAGATAAACCTGCAGCTGGATCTTCCCCTGGGAACGCCGTCCACAAACAGACCAAGATTACCACAGAACCAAATGGATCCGTGTGCTCAGAATACGTGTCGGACTCACAGCTGAACACCATTGATCTGAT TGAGGACAAAGAGTTGGAGAAAAGTCAGAGATCTGATGCTTCAGTCCATCACGAGGACTCCACAAACCTAATCTGTGGGCTCATCAAAGAGCTTTCCTCCCTAAA
- the LOC114468906 gene encoding histone acetyltransferase KAT6A-like isoform X2: protein MIICQQRNLFGPERGMDTEGSNTAIINALSQSAVSECPLETNQEEECSQPKQRDDTTNEKLTGMIHKDTEEPLGNVTTTIHEETTAHEHNSDPQLGVPQVHTSDVMEKQKEEEEALQKGRLLQIVLPVLVEGDGLCLTTEEKRLCVKVNSQSNLYDDKDSDQVKPHDNSVFDVKEPAKEAAVSLPAKKKRRMGMRGLTEKKRSQFVPVQKCENGQNQNICEMMEEKQSIDISAEPLPMETSVDSPSTHQTVPVDDNLKRGKELQPVNSQEKDSTTTEVHAPVKSSSETNTVCEKEGNQCEAEEQILTQHPESDPPAEEPEEKHSGNHKLQEPNRSETESREPECEIQAEKDGSSPAQCSLEDSVYTSHSEKIGKQEAIIAAVTGEEVSAPTADTQATEVNFVQTEVNEAAVMPSVSQREEKGKNEDKPAAGSSPGNAVHKQTKITTEPNGSVCSEYVSDSQLNTIDLIEDKELEKSQRSDASVHHEDSTNLICGLIKELSSLNRRVMATHRELENLRRSSKSSRSSRR from the exons ATg ATAATTTGCCAGCAGCGAAATCTCTTCGGTCCAGAAAGAGGGATG GACACTGAAGGAAGCAACACTGCAATAATCAATGCTCTATCCCAGTCCGCTGTGAGTGAGTGCCCTCTGGAAACAAACCAAGAGGAGGAGTGTTCTCAACCTAAACAAAGAGATGACACAACCAATGAGAAACTCACAGGAATGATCCATAAAGATACAGAAGAACCTTTAGGAAATGTGACTACTACAATCCATGAAGAGACTACTGCCCACGAGCACAACAGTGATCCCCAGCTTGGAGTCCCTCAAGTTCATACTAGTGATGTAATGGAAaagcaaaaagaagaagaagaagctctaCAGAAAGGTCGTTTACTCCAGATTGTGCTGCCAGTCCTTGTTGAAGGAGATGGATTGTGTTTGACTACTGAGGAGAAGCGACTGTGTGTAAAGGTTAATTCTCAGAGTAATTTGTACGATGACAAGGATTCTGATCAAGTCAAACCACATGACAATTCAGTGTTTGACGTTAAAGAACCAGCAAAGGAAGCAGCTGTGAGTTTACCAGCCAAGAAGAAGAGAAGGATGGGAATGCGTGGTCTGACAGAGAAGAAGCGCAGCCAATTTGTTCCAgttcaaaaatgtgaaaatgggCAGAATCAGAACATTTGTGAGATGATGGAAGAAAAACAGAGTATTGATATCTCAGCTGAGCCACTTCCCATGGAAACCAGTGTGGATTCACCTTCCACACATCAAACCGTACCAGTAGACGACAACTTGAAGAGAGGAAAAGAGCTACAGCCTGTTAACAGCCAGGAGAAAGACAG CACAACGACTGAAGTCCACGCTCCTGTGAAATCATCAAGTGAAACAAACACTGTCTGTGAGAAAGAGGGGAACCAGTGTGAGGCTGAGGAACAAATCCTAACCCAACATCCAGAGTCAGATCCGCCTGCTGAGGAACCGGAGGAGAAACATTCAGGGAATCACAAGCTGCAAGAACCAAACAGGAGCGAAACGGAGAGTAGAGAACCTGAGTGTGAGATCCAAGCAGAGAAAGATGGTTCCTCACCAGCACAATGTTCCCTAGAGGACAGTGTTTACACAAGTCACAGTGAGAAGATTGGCAAACAAGAGGCCATCATTGCTGCGGTTACAGGAGAGGAAGTATCTGCACCTACTGCAGACACTCAGGCCACAGAGGTGAACTTTGTCCAAACGGAGGTGAACGAGGCCGCAGTGATGCCCAGCGTGTCCCAGAGAGAGGAGAAG GGTAAGAATGAAGATAAACCTGCAGCTGGATCTTCCCCTGGGAACGCCGTCCACAAACAGACCAAGATTACCACAGAACCAAATGGATCCGTGTGCTCAGAATACGTGTCGGACTCACAGCTGAACACCATTGATCTGAT TGAGGACAAAGAGTTGGAGAAAAGTCAGAGATCTGATGCTTCAGTCCATCACGAGGACTCCACAAACCTAATCTGTGGGCTCATCAAAGAGCTTTCCTCCCTAAA
- the LOC114468906 gene encoding histone acetyltransferase KAT6A-like isoform X3 — translation MDTEGSNTAIINALSQSAVSECPLETNQEEECSQPKQRDDTTNEKLTGMIHKDTEEPLGNVTTTIHEETTAHEHNSDPQLGVPQVHTSDVMEKQKEEEEALQKGRLLQIVLPVLVEGDGLCLTTEEKRLCVKVNSQSNLYDDKDSDQVKPHDNSVFDVKEPAKEAAVSLPAKKKRRMGMRGLTEKKRSQFVPVQKCENGQNQNICEMMEEKQSIDISAEPLPMETSVDSPSTHQTVPVDDNLKRGKELQPVNSQEKDSTTTEVHAPVKSSSETNTVCEKEGNQCEAEEQILTQHPESDPPAEEPEEKHSGNHKLQEPNRSETESREPECEIQAEKDGSSPAQCSLEDSVYTSHSEKIGKQEAIIAAVTGEEVSAPTADTQATEVNFVQTEVNEAAVMPSVSQREEKGKNEDKPAAGSSPGNAVHKQTKITTEPNGSVCSEYVSDSQLNTIDLIEDKELEKSQRSDASVHHEDSTNLICGLIKELSSLNRRVMATHRELENLRRSSKSSRSSRR, via the exons ATg GACACTGAAGGAAGCAACACTGCAATAATCAATGCTCTATCCCAGTCCGCTGTGAGTGAGTGCCCTCTGGAAACAAACCAAGAGGAGGAGTGTTCTCAACCTAAACAAAGAGATGACACAACCAATGAGAAACTCACAGGAATGATCCATAAAGATACAGAAGAACCTTTAGGAAATGTGACTACTACAATCCATGAAGAGACTACTGCCCACGAGCACAACAGTGATCCCCAGCTTGGAGTCCCTCAAGTTCATACTAGTGATGTAATGGAAaagcaaaaagaagaagaagaagctctaCAGAAAGGTCGTTTACTCCAGATTGTGCTGCCAGTCCTTGTTGAAGGAGATGGATTGTGTTTGACTACTGAGGAGAAGCGACTGTGTGTAAAGGTTAATTCTCAGAGTAATTTGTACGATGACAAGGATTCTGATCAAGTCAAACCACATGACAATTCAGTGTTTGACGTTAAAGAACCAGCAAAGGAAGCAGCTGTGAGTTTACCAGCCAAGAAGAAGAGAAGGATGGGAATGCGTGGTCTGACAGAGAAGAAGCGCAGCCAATTTGTTCCAgttcaaaaatgtgaaaatgggCAGAATCAGAACATTTGTGAGATGATGGAAGAAAAACAGAGTATTGATATCTCAGCTGAGCCACTTCCCATGGAAACCAGTGTGGATTCACCTTCCACACATCAAACCGTACCAGTAGACGACAACTTGAAGAGAGGAAAAGAGCTACAGCCTGTTAACAGCCAGGAGAAAGACAG CACAACGACTGAAGTCCACGCTCCTGTGAAATCATCAAGTGAAACAAACACTGTCTGTGAGAAAGAGGGGAACCAGTGTGAGGCTGAGGAACAAATCCTAACCCAACATCCAGAGTCAGATCCGCCTGCTGAGGAACCGGAGGAGAAACATTCAGGGAATCACAAGCTGCAAGAACCAAACAGGAGCGAAACGGAGAGTAGAGAACCTGAGTGTGAGATCCAAGCAGAGAAAGATGGTTCCTCACCAGCACAATGTTCCCTAGAGGACAGTGTTTACACAAGTCACAGTGAGAAGATTGGCAAACAAGAGGCCATCATTGCTGCGGTTACAGGAGAGGAAGTATCTGCACCTACTGCAGACACTCAGGCCACAGAGGTGAACTTTGTCCAAACGGAGGTGAACGAGGCCGCAGTGATGCCCAGCGTGTCCCAGAGAGAGGAGAAG GGTAAGAATGAAGATAAACCTGCAGCTGGATCTTCCCCTGGGAACGCCGTCCACAAACAGACCAAGATTACCACAGAACCAAATGGATCCGTGTGCTCAGAATACGTGTCGGACTCACAGCTGAACACCATTGATCTGAT TGAGGACAAAGAGTTGGAGAAAAGTCAGAGATCTGATGCTTCAGTCCATCACGAGGACTCCACAAACCTAATCTGTGGGCTCATCAAAGAGCTTTCCTCCCTAAA
- the LOC114468906 gene encoding histone acetyltransferase KAT6A-like isoform X4, protein MIHKDTEEPLGNVTTTIHEETTAHEHNSDPQLGVPQVHTSDVMEKQKEEEEALQKGRLLQIVLPVLVEGDGLCLTTEEKRLCVKVNSQSNLYDDKDSDQVKPHDNSVFDVKEPAKEAAVSLPAKKKRRMGMRGLTEKKRSQFVPVQKCENGQNQNICEMMEEKQSIDISAEPLPMETSVDSPSTHQTVPVDDNLKRGKELQPVNSQEKDSTTTEVHAPVKSSSETNTVCEKEGNQCEAEEQILTQHPESDPPAEEPEEKHSGNHKLQEPNRSETESREPECEIQAEKDGSSPAQCSLEDSVYTSHSEKIGKQEAIIAAVTGEEVSAPTADTQATEVNFVQTEVNEAAVMPSVSQREEKGKNEDKPAAGSSPGNAVHKQTKITTEPNGSVCSEYVSDSQLNTIDLIEDKELEKSQRSDASVHHEDSTNLICGLIKELSSLNRRVMATHRELENLRRSSKSSRSSRR, encoded by the exons ATGATCCATAAAGATACAGAAGAACCTTTAGGAAATGTGACTACTACAATCCATGAAGAGACTACTGCCCACGAGCACAACAGTGATCCCCAGCTTGGAGTCCCTCAAGTTCATACTAGTGATGTAATGGAAaagcaaaaagaagaagaagaagctctaCAGAAAGGTCGTTTACTCCAGATTGTGCTGCCAGTCCTTGTTGAAGGAGATGGATTGTGTTTGACTACTGAGGAGAAGCGACTGTGTGTAAAGGTTAATTCTCAGAGTAATTTGTACGATGACAAGGATTCTGATCAAGTCAAACCACATGACAATTCAGTGTTTGACGTTAAAGAACCAGCAAAGGAAGCAGCTGTGAGTTTACCAGCCAAGAAGAAGAGAAGGATGGGAATGCGTGGTCTGACAGAGAAGAAGCGCAGCCAATTTGTTCCAgttcaaaaatgtgaaaatgggCAGAATCAGAACATTTGTGAGATGATGGAAGAAAAACAGAGTATTGATATCTCAGCTGAGCCACTTCCCATGGAAACCAGTGTGGATTCACCTTCCACACATCAAACCGTACCAGTAGACGACAACTTGAAGAGAGGAAAAGAGCTACAGCCTGTTAACAGCCAGGAGAAAGACAG CACAACGACTGAAGTCCACGCTCCTGTGAAATCATCAAGTGAAACAAACACTGTCTGTGAGAAAGAGGGGAACCAGTGTGAGGCTGAGGAACAAATCCTAACCCAACATCCAGAGTCAGATCCGCCTGCTGAGGAACCGGAGGAGAAACATTCAGGGAATCACAAGCTGCAAGAACCAAACAGGAGCGAAACGGAGAGTAGAGAACCTGAGTGTGAGATCCAAGCAGAGAAAGATGGTTCCTCACCAGCACAATGTTCCCTAGAGGACAGTGTTTACACAAGTCACAGTGAGAAGATTGGCAAACAAGAGGCCATCATTGCTGCGGTTACAGGAGAGGAAGTATCTGCACCTACTGCAGACACTCAGGCCACAGAGGTGAACTTTGTCCAAACGGAGGTGAACGAGGCCGCAGTGATGCCCAGCGTGTCCCAGAGAGAGGAGAAG GGTAAGAATGAAGATAAACCTGCAGCTGGATCTTCCCCTGGGAACGCCGTCCACAAACAGACCAAGATTACCACAGAACCAAATGGATCCGTGTGCTCAGAATACGTGTCGGACTCACAGCTGAACACCATTGATCTGAT TGAGGACAAAGAGTTGGAGAAAAGTCAGAGATCTGATGCTTCAGTCCATCACGAGGACTCCACAAACCTAATCTGTGGGCTCATCAAAGAGCTTTCCTCCCTAAA